The following is a genomic window from Paralichthys olivaceus isolate ysfri-2021 chromosome 3, ASM2471397v2, whole genome shotgun sequence.
ACTACCCGAGCCAAGCATTCTGTTTTTGAGCCTGATGCAGTTTAAGTAAGGTTCTCTGAGCTTATAGTATACAAAATCATTTTATAACTTGAAGCTTCTCAATAAGAAATTAAAGGGAAATGATCCCTCCCTGTTTATTTTCAATAACACCATATTTACTGACGGCCATTTTGTCTGAGTGTGTAATTTGTGCAGTGTATAGGGCCACAATgccacattttatatatatggaAAAGATGAAACTCATATTTTCATTCTGTTTCACCTCAAAGAATTTGTAGTTTTATCATTGGGTTTTAGGAGAGTTGCAAAAATTACAGATTAGATTCTTATAATATAGAGTGATTTAGGACACACCCACTGAAACAGTAGTGTGCCAAATTTTAACAACCATCTGTGTTTCCATTTACTTTCAAGTTTTCGTCTCTAAATCTTAACTGAGGTAAACAATGTTAAGCCTTACTTAATGCCCTTCTTATTATATAGCTCAACAtactctgtctgtctttcattGGTGCAGGTATCCCCAGGCCAGCAGGGGAAGAGTCTCACCACCCCTGCAGTGCCCGCAACCTCAGGTAGTGCCTCTGCCGCCAACGTTGAAGCTGGACCCGCCCAAACCAGCGAAGTCAAGGCTGCCTCATCAGAGTCCCTACCCTCTTCAACCTCAGCAGGACCCACAGAGCCCTCTAGCAGACTCTCTCTTCCCCTGACAAGCAGAGAGAGTCAGAATCAGGCCACCACCTCATCTGTGTCCCCACCCGCCTCAGAGACAAGCCCCGTAGAGTTTGACAGTGCCATCAGCTACGTAAACAAGATTAAAAATCGCTTTCTAGATCACCCAGAGATCTACAGAGCCTTCCTCGAGATTCTTCATACATATCAGGTACTTCAGAGGGAAAAGGTGGTGACTTGCATAGTTTTTTTTAGATGTAAAGTAATTTTCAGTTAAAAAAGCTGTagtttttcttacttttcagTCCCACTCCACTTCATTATTGTAGGTTTcgagaaaacataaaaatttCTACAACAGTCTAGACTTGAAGGACAATGAAAGAATACTAACCTGTCTccgatgttttttttgtttttaaataaggTTAATTTCTCACCTGATCACATTTCCCCCCCTTACTGCTCTTTAGAAGGAACAGCTGGAGGTGAAGGAAAGTCGAGGCAGCCGAGGCAGCAGCGGAATGACAGAAGATGAGGTGTTTTCTAAAGTCGCCAGTCTCTTTAAGGGACAAGAAGACCTGCTGGCGGAGTTTGGACAATTCCTGCCTGACGCCAAGAGATCACTGGTCAGTAAAGCAGCACAAGACATACAGTTAATGTTCTGCTTTCAAAACGGATGAGAAAAAGAACAGAAGGGACATAACCAATACGTTCTGATgtgttgttgtcattgtgttttcccctttcagtttttttaacaaatttcACAATTACTGctattttgtatttgtgctactattcagaaatgtatttaatagtAAGTGCTGTGTTAAACAAGTATTTCTTAATTTAGAAAAAGGACGCTTAAAATTCATGGACAAAGTGTCACGGATCAGCCTGAAGTAGAACTGAAATCATTAATTGAGTCAATTGAATGACAGACCATTAATTAGGTTAActgttttgatttttgttttgtttcagacaTAATTCAAGCAAACGTGTTGccaatgtttgtttctttaccaTTTCCAGATACTTTATACATCAAATTATTTTTGGggaaacaatacaaaacaatgtAAATTGCAGCCCTAGTCTATAGAAGTATTATTAATAGATTTCacaacttgtgtgtttgtgcctcctCTCCTGTAGTTCACAGGGAGCTCACTGACAGGGGGGAAAGAGCAGCTGAAAAGGCCGGAGGAAGATGACGCGATaaccaaacagaacaaaaagaggCCCAGACCCATCCTACTGCAGCACATGTCCCCACTGCTGAAGGTAAATCCCCCATTTAGAATACCTGCCCCGGGCAATGCGCCAGTGCACATATACATGTCCTTGAAGTCAAAAAGGTTCAGCAACCCTCTATATCATCGTCTATCATCCCAAAGGCTTCAACCACAATAACTTTGATAAGTgatgtgtaaatgtgaaaattattaagtttttgttttctttttcatgtagAAAAAAATGAAGTATTCCTGTACCAAAGATCAGTCCTTTGCTTCGGTCGGCAAGCACGGAGTTTTAAGAGAATTCTCCTTCTTTGATAAGGTGAGGCATCGTTTTCCTTTTTCATACTGTACTTTTGACCCCCTGCTGCTGTACTTCCTTTTCCCTTCTGTCGGTCTTTACACATTTCCTTAAATCCTCTAATTTCTTTGTCATCCCACCCATCATTCAGGTTCGTCGCCTGTTTAAAAGCCAGGAAGTGTACGAGAACTTCCTGCGCTGCATCGCCTTGTTTAACCAGGAAGTAGTTTCGGGAGCAGAGCTGCTTCAGCTAGTTACTCCTTTCCTGGGGTGAGTGGATGAAAAAATGACAGAGATGGATAAATGTATGAAATGATTGAGTAAAATGAGAAAAGTGGATGCACAAATGAATAAGTAAAGTAGCTGCAGATAGCCTGAcaaatgctaatgctaatgtcTGGTTTTGTGTTGACGTTCAGGGCCATTTAAGAATTTGCGAGGTTATATCAAAGAGCACTGATTCAAGTccaattaaatataaatgacgTCGCATTCAAATTTAGCAGTCTTTTTCTGAAGGGAAGTTCTTGCTCTTTGGTCAGCTGCTCTTCTTCTCATTTATCTGTCAATTATGATTTCATCTCCTTCCAGGAAGTTTCCTGAACTGTACACACAGTTCAAGTCATTTCTCGGGGACAAAGAGCTCTCTCATGCTGTGTCAGGGCTGTCGGATCGCTAcatggaggggggagggggcaggGAGGTGGATTATGCCTCCTGCAAGCGCCTGGGTTCTAGCTATAGAGCACTGCCCAAGACCTACCAGCAACCTAAGTGCAGCGGGCGCACTGCACTGTGCAAGGAGGTACGCCCACATACATTTTACTAAGAGTTATCACTAGATCAGTGCTTTGCTCAAAGGTTCCCTCTGCAAGTGTCtgagaaacattttttgtatatattcagtgtttttttgtatCCTTAAAGCCTAACAAACATGATAGTTTGAAACAAACATAGTTTACGTCCATGTTTTCAACTTCATTGCCATTATCACCACTTATCAACCTGGatctgcaaaaaaaattaataactTCTTGAGAGGCACATTTCCCATACTTCtaccaaatttcatggaaatctgttcaatagtttttgcattatcctgctgacaaacaaacaaatgtacaagAGTGAAAACATAGCCACCTTCGCAGAGGTAACAACACAAGGACCGAGTCATAAAGAGATTTCCCTGTGGTCAAAAACATCACAGGTTATGATAGAATGGTCTTTTATCATGAAATATCTTCCTGTAGAAAAGTTTTCCCATTGATAATAATTCATCAATATATGCATTTATTATAGGTGTTAAATGATACCTGGGTGTCCTTCCCCTCCTGGTCTGAGGACTCCACCTTCGTCAGCTCGAAGAAAACTCCTTATGAGGAGCAGTTGCATCGCTGCGAGGATGAAAGATTTGAGGTACATGCCTTGATTTAAACTTCACAAATACACGTTTTTATCTTTTTgcgactgtgtgtttttaaagaaagagatgagTTTTAACACATAAAGCACATACTGTCATTTAAAAACGTTATgtctgtaattctccatttctAGTTGGATGTGGTTCTGGAGACTAACTTGGCCACTATCCGGGTGTTAGAGAGTGTCCAGAAGAAGCTGTCCCGCCTTTCACCAGAGGACCAGGAACGATTCAGATTAGACGACTGCCTGGGCGGCACCTCTGAGGTCATCCAGCGTCGCGCTGTGTATCGTATCTATGGCGATAAAGCCCCCGAGATCATTGAGGGACTGAAGAGGAGTCCTGCCACTGCTGTGCCTGTGGTGCTCAAGAGGTTAAGGCAgtctttttctctttggtttCGACTTTGTCAAATTTCCTCCTGGTTTAACatttaatgggaaaaaaaacgtTAAGGCCAAACTCCTTATGTCTATTGTAGACCTGACACTGTCTCCTATTTCACACCTTTTTTGCATTCAAATTATGTTGATTAGACACAGTGGTAAAATGTTCTTTCTATTCATCAACACTGAATGTAGAAATTCTGGGTGTAGGTTTGcagttaaaaacatttacattaccAGCAGGGGGATTTAACTAAGTGACATTACGATGTACctgtaaatgtttttgaaaaaataaGATGCTTCTATCAACCAGCAGTGGTCTTTAGAGGTCCTGCCTCAAAAGATTAACCATATAGCAAAAGTTTATAAAAAGTGGGCTGTGTATTCAAACCAGGCACCTGGAAGTGCACTTGCATACATTAACATGACATATTCATGAACATGACTATCTACAATAAAGTGGTCGTTCTCTACAGGTTGAAAGCCAAGGAAGAGGAATGGAGAGAGGCCCAACAGGGTTTCAATAAGATATGGAGGGAGCAGTACGAGAAGGCCTACCTGAAGTCCCTCGACCACCAAGGAGTCAACTTCAAACAGAATGACATGAAGGCCCTGCGGTCAAAGAGTCTTCTCAATGAGATTGAGAGCGTCTATGATGAGGTAaaatctctctttgtttctgctggTTTAGCACTGGGGCCTCCATAATATGAAAAGATAATGAGGTTTGCAGTGTCATGACCTTCCTGTATAATTAATATGCCTGCTTGTATCATACTAGAGGTTTGACACAATAAGAAATGTAATCTTTCTCTATATATTAAGTATTTTAAGTGTCAGTAACTTAAACCCCCCTGAAGTACGATACCTTCACATTTTGAGAGAATGCATTCAAACACAGCTGACTAAACAAAagccaaatttgaaagaattgACCTCATTCTGGTGTTCAGTGATGTGTGATGAATGGGAAAAGCTGACACCCAGTATTCATCTGAGCAAATGAATGTGATCTCTTCTTTTCTGgtttcctttttattgtttaaaccTTGACATTGGAATTGACATAACAATCCCAACCCTGGATTTAATCACAAGAATTGATCAGACCCATACAAATTATCATCTATTTCATATCAACCAATTATACTCAATCTTCTGATGAGTTTTTGTGTGATATAATTTAAAGCTACAGAGCGagcatttattttcacatttccttttaaaaacatttttgttaatCTTCATTTTCTATTTACAGCTCTGACTGTCGCAGTGTGTCCTCCCAAATTCATCtttgtggtttctttttttctgtgtatcaGCGTCAGGAGCAGAGCACAGAAGAAGGTGGCATCGGCCAGCAGGGACGTAACGGCTCTGGTTCTGCCTCATCCAGTGAGCCTCACATGGTGTTCACGTATGAGGACAAACAGATCCTGGAGGACGCCGCCTCACTTATCATCTACCACGTCAAACGGCAGCCCACCATCCACAAAGACGACAAGGATCACATAAAGCGCATCATCCAGCACTTTGTCCCCGACCTGTTCTTCTCTCGCCGCGGTGAGCTCAGTGATACTGAAGATTGGACAGATGAGGAGGCTGAGCCTGAGGATGGAGGCGAGGGAGGTGAGGGTGGAGAGGGAGgcgagggaggagagagaggggagagaggggagagaggggagagagcggagagaggggagagaggagagagaggggagagaggagagagaggagagagaggggagagaggggagagaggagagagaggggaaagaggagaaagaggaggtgcAGGTAGATCAGCAGCAGTCCCAGCAGtcgcagcagcagtagtaggaggaggaggaggaggaaatggtAATCCTAACAATGCatcaggagctgcagcagccacaggtAGTCAGTCTCAACCCCTACCTGCCCAGCCTCAGACACAACCCCAGCAGCAGCTCAATGGCGAGTCCAGGCGAAGGCGCTGCAGCCCGTCCCAAACTGCGGAACCAGAggcctccaccacctccatcaGCATGAGTCAGGCTGCAGGGACCGCCACATCCACCCCTGTATCTACTCCTATGGAGATGGGTTCTGGTGTAGCCGGGGAGAAGGTGGACCTTCGCGACCCTGAAGCAGAGCACCAGAAGGAGCTGGACGGTGTCTACAACCTTTTTTTCGTCAACAACAACTGGTATTTCTTCTTGCGGCTGCACCAGACTCTGTGTTCGCGGCTGCTGCGAGTTTACCGACAGGCTGAGCGGCAGCTGCTGGAGCACCGagctgagcagagcagagagaggctgCTGATGGCGGAGGGACGGAGGGAAAAAGCATGTGACCTCGCCATGGAGCTCCGCCTCAAACCGCCCAGTAAGTTCAGACACTGGTTTTTTGAAATGTTATAACTGTTAAACTTAAGTTGGATCAAAATTGGACTCAATGGGATAAATAACCTCAGAGTAGTGGTTTGTTATTTTAGATAGCTGCTttaattggttttaattaataaGTAGTGACTAAGAAAGCTCAATCAAATCAAGCCTTTCCTGGTGTCAGTTCACATAACTAATACCAGGATTCATGATGTTCAAAGTCATAATACATGATCCCATATTATGAGGGCGACAGCTTGTTTGAAAATATTACAGATCTGTAGAGAAGCAGCTGCGAATCTATTCTTGAAACAgctcaatgtttgttttttatggtGTCTAGGTCGTTCAAGACATAGAACATTGATTTATATACTGTGTAAAGCCTGATCCATTTCGGAAGATTTCAGGTACAATTTAGGTTTCGTCCaaccaaaaacatttaataacgATAatacaagacaaagaaaaccaaATTCTTACATTTGAGAACCTGGAACCACGAAAtgctgatttttgtttttagcttGAAGCATTATTTGCAAAAGATTACTTGGAAAGATTATTCAATCATTAGAAGAGTTGCAGATTGATTTTCTTTGGATTGAGTAATTGGTGAATTTTTGCAGTTCTCCTGCAGACATCAGGCAACAGTCTGAATTAGTTAACTTCCCATCAAAACCGCTTGAAATGCCTTTTAGTACTAATGCTACAAAAAAGCATAGTTTGTCCAAAACATGTCGGAGCGCTGCTGCGACAACAGATCAACTCTTTAAAACTGCTCATGTCATCACTACATTACACACATTGTGATCACATGCATTTAACTGATGTGACATCTCCTTCCTTCTGCAGGTGAAGTGGAGTTGGAGGAGTATTACCCAGCCTTCCTGGACATGGTGCGCAGTCTGCTGGATGGAAACCTGGACTCCACACAGTACGAAGACACGCTGAGAGAGATGTTCACTATCCACGCCTACATCGGCTTCACCATCGACAAGGTCATCCACAACATTATTCGACAGGTAagaaaaattgttttttttttttcaaggttgTCTCCTTCCacatttctctgctgctgctttctctAACTCTCCACCGTGTCattcttcagctgcagcacctgGTGAGCGACGAGGTTTGTCTGCAGGTGGTGGATCTTTACTTGGCTGAGAGGAAGCGGGGGGCAGCAGGGGGGAACCTCTCCTCTCAGTGTGTCAGAGCTGCTTGGGAGACAAGCTACCAGTGGAAAGCTGAGAGAGTCATGGCTGAGGAGAACTGCTTCAAGGTGAGCATAAATGAATGAAGTGCTGGACCATATATTCGGCTCTGGCATTTTGAAAcattactatatatatttaccaGTGGAGATATAGAGTGGGCACACATCCAGTCATTACAGAGGATAGCTTGCTCATATTTCTCACAATGCTAAATGAACGACAAAAGCAAAGCACATCACTAATGGCTGTTTTTGTGATGGAGTGTTTCAGGAATAATGATCATGATTGTAAAAATAGAGCTGCTTTACTAAAGGTGAATCATTTTCAATAGTTTCAGTTCAGATCTCGTCCTCTTCATTTTTCTCAAgctgttcagtgtttttcagcatATGGTTGCCGCAGTAGTTGGTGTTACCGCTGTTAGACAGTGTTCAGGAATATACAGGTTATATAACTTTCCCAACGACCGAGTCGCtaattacataaataaatatttagtcTGACGCTGTAGTTGTaatgtgaaagtgaaagagTCACATCACAGAGTAACAGAGTCTCATcacatttctacattttaacAACTAAAAATGAACCCTGGTTTTATTCTCTGCTGGGGAGTTTATTTCAATTGATTTACTGACGTTCCTGTGTCTCATCATCAGGTGATGTTTATCCAAAACAAGGGTCATGTGACGATGACCATTGAGCTGCTGGACACTGAGGAGGCCCAGGCTGACGACCCGTTAGATGTGCAGGTAAACACTCGTTTACAAGCCGTGCAAACTCTTGTTTTTCTGACAGGCAGCATGAAATGAATAATCTAATTTAAGTTGAACTAAACTTTTTAAACTTGGTGGAActtgctctcttcctctctcagtgCCTGTCGAGCTACATGGAGCAGTTTGTAGGAACAGAGTCTAGTCTGTGCTCTCAGGCAGAGGGCTACTTCTTCAAGCCTGTATTTTTGCCCAGGTATGACACTTCATTTCTATAGACGTTTAGACCACATCAAACCAAtcctctgttttatttgtactgTCTCACAGTTGCCTATCATTACATTGTGTCTGAATAAATTAGCTGAACTTCTGACCAAACTATTCATACACTTGCCACAGATCTTATTGGGCTTCTTCTGTTTCCTTATTGTTTTTTCTCACTTGAAAcacttatataatataatattcatacaGTCTTCAAAGCACTGTCACTTTTTGCTCACTTTGCAATCTCAGTGTAGAAACACACTACTTCCTCACACTGCTTCTCAGATGCTTTGGTGTTGTTTGCTAAAGTCTTACATTTTTGTTGCTTTACttacaggtaaaaaaaaaaaaaagcatgccATAGGTCAGGTTTAtagtgagcgccctctgctggatccttAGGCATACTACCTCAGTCTGTCTGATGTACTTCTACACTGGTTTGAATTGTAACTGGTCATCACAGTTTCAATTTAATCTTTCCCACTACGttagaatgaatgaaatgatgaaatagCCATAAACCGTAATACTTAGTAATGAACCTTTGCAAGAGGTCTTTTGCAGGATATTATTTTCCTGTGCACCTGTGTCAGACAGAACATCATTTCATGAAAGCACCTCAAATCATCAGTGTAATCAACTTAAGTTTTTCTACAAAAACCAATATgttcaaatataaaagaaattgTGAAATAAAGTGCAGGGATTTTATCAGGATTGCGAGTTAAATTATTTAGATATTCTAATATTATTTATGATATTCTAACAACTGCTTTAAAAAAGCCATCTGCTTTAGCACCACTTTCATGATATTCTAGTTCAAACAAAAGTTTCGAGATGAGATAAATGTCTCTAATGTTTCTGTTCTCGTAGGAACCTGCGGCGTTTCCGTCGCTGGCAGGTGCGGCAGGTGGAGGCGATGCGCTGCAGGAGAGAGTGGCACCGCCAGCTGGGCGTGGAAAACGCCGGGAGTTTGGACTGTCGCTTTAAACTCAACACTCACAAGATGGTGTTTGTCATGAACTCTGAGGATTACATGTACCGCAGAGGAGCGCTGGTCAAGGCCAGGAAGGTAGCGTGgcgtcagtgttttcatttcatacatTTCAGTTTGTAATGTGAATCTGAGTGAAGTCTGGCTTGTGCATTTCCTCCTTGTTTGGGGTCTCATAGAAgatgctttttatttcctctgtctaTACAGTCGCAGCACAGAGTGGCAGCGACCCAGCACGACCGCTTCGACAAGTGGCACCAGGGCTGGCTGGCCAATCACGTGACTGCCTCGGCTGAACGCTCAGTGCAGAACTGGCTgatgggtgaggaggaggaggacatgatCCCCTGCAAGACCACCTGCCTGTCGACCGAGGTGAAAGGGCAAACGGTCAACAGATACCAAGTTCATTACAGCAGTAGCAAAGCCCCGGCCTCACCTTAGAGGCCTGCTTAGAGTTGGACGTGcagtacactcacacacatacacacatacatacacacatacaggtaAATGCATGGACTTACAGGACATTTATACACtaaacacagacatgaacagCTGCATTCACACTTCTCCACAACatgttcactcactcacttccACTCATGGATGAAGAAACTATCAGAAAAacagagtgaatgagtgagaggagaggtAACGTGGAGAAATGGACCAACACACAGACGCAGTGCAGTAATAATCAGTGGGAGTAAACTCGGCCCCGATGGACGGGCCGAGACGGACACGACAGCACAAACGGAGATCGTCTTTCCTCATCCTTCTGACTTCTCTGGtggcacacagcagcagcagttgatAGGACTGATGGACAGGGACGGTTGATCAGGTGAGAAGTTCTGAGTTCTGAGATCATGACATTTGTTTCAGAAATGtgaatgtctgtttttgttttttttccctttttttaagtCAAGTGTAGTTTTTAGCTTCTAAAGCCAGAGAGCCTTCTGCTTGTTGGTTGATTTATGCGTGTTTATATGGAGAGATAACGGTAAacgtgtgtatgtatgtgtatcctgctcttcattttgtctgtttgtatgcCCAGTACAGGCTCTACAACTCCAGTAATTGCATTATTACTGtatgtgcatatatatacaACAGGGATcctgtatttttatatatgcATCTACGCGAGTCGATCGATACATCTGAAGATCATGTGGTTCTTTACAGTGTGTGCTGTCGGCCAACTCTTGATGTTTGCAGTCTGTTTCTTTTTGgtatcttttatttttcccttttttgtgtTGTAGAGATACAAGTTATCACCAGGGTAACAAGGAGTCCTTAAAAATAATTGGTTTAATATTGATGAAGCAGTCAAATTATGTATCATATTCATGATTTCACCAAATGTTTACTTTGcatcgtctttttttttttgcatactgacattgaaaataaaagcaaaatatcAGTGTTAAAATAGAATGTATAACATTTATCCTGTATCAGTTATCATAAAATAAACAACCTAGTTGTGACCTTCTTAGATGTCGACTGGCAGGTTGTTTGCTCATGAAGACTCAGAGTGACGCAGCTCCCTGATTTGACTCATTGATTTTACAGTGCGTTAATAACATATGGAGTCCATCTGATGGCTGCATGTTAAACtagagtttttaaaatgatcaaaattaaatcaaaatatttcTAACATAATCTCTAAACATTAAATAAGGGTGGAGACTATTGGTCAATGGACACAAAATGTATCAATAACTGTTTTTCCTAGAAAAACGTGCAGATATATTGCTGGCTCCAGCTCCTTCAAGTCAGGATTGTTGCtattctttgttgtgttttaatgtaaCCTCAGatttttcacaatttccaaacaATCTTGAAAATATTGACTTGTTGCTGTTTGCAGGACATAAACTTCATAAAAGTAGTAGTAAAAGTTATAAGGGTGTTGTGCCTGGTTTAATTGCAGTTCCAGTTTTTCTTAAATTAACTCACTCATTAAGTCCATCAGTAGCTTCTGATCTATCAGTAGCACCTGATCTTCAGCACATGGAGTCTTCCCACATGTCAAGTACTTTTTGTCCacattggtaaaaaaaaaaagatttaaagttATGTAAACAAATACAGTCTACTGAAGAAGCTCATGTGCAACAACTGAAAGCCCTAGAACTGCCACTTATTTGCCCCTCTGCTGATTGTTATTTAACTGCTGTTTCCATACTCCAAGGTGCTTTTCTTCTGAAGTGGAAGAGACTGTTGGGATTTAGCGTTGGAAGATGAGGGTTTGTGGATGGTGATAAGTTCCAGTTTGCTGTGCTCTGCTTTGATTTTGTTGGTGTCTCCTCTTTGCCAAGAAATGAGATTTTCAGGCTTCTCAGGATGATTCATTTAACCTGGTTGGCACAGTGAAGATAACAGCGTCAGACTCAGTCTGCCCACCAGaaatgagggagaaaaaaacattgaatctCTAAACACTGTCTCTGCTTTTGGACGAGGTCCTAAACCTCAAGGCCTAAATCACACCACCACCTGCAATACTGCTTTTCCTCACCAGGCTGTTTGTCTATGAGTCTGCCTGTTAGTCATACATGCACATTATGTCTGAGTGTGAACATGGTTCCTTCCTCTTAACAAAACAATTCAAGGAATTCTACCTCCACTACGGAGGCGATGTTTTCCTCAGCGTTTGTTTGTTAgatagcaggattacgcaaaaaatcctgaaatgatttctgtgaaactcggtggaaggatgtgatatggttcaggaaagaacccatcaCACTTTGGTATGTTTGTCAACATGtccattgatttctctgagaataattcatggatcacgTTGAAAGAATCGGGCAGACTGATATTTTATAGTGTATGCAATTTAGAGCAAATCCAAATAGAAAACCTGGATCTTGTGCTTATATAAAGGGGCTGCTCATGTAACAGATATATACATTTGTGCTAATCAGTGTGCGTCTTTATCCACAGAGGTGCATCAAAAAGGGAAGATGCAGCAAAGCATCTCGTGTGACATAGCAGATATAACCAGGCTTCCTGGAGAGTGAATTAAACCACAGGTCAGAGGAGGCCGCAGcagattaaaaagtaaaaaacaacactaaaagagaagaaaagagtcGAGAGGCAGAGcgagttttaaaaataattgtggTTTATAAAACCCAGATATGACAGGATCACCAAAGTGTttacagaaatacaaataccaTCAGGAAAACCATCATTGAACAGTGTTTCACACTCGACATGTACAAACTACCATGTAAAAGGGACTCGGGGAGGATGGTTCAGACTGAAAGACGTTTTCCTTTCTTTAGGTCTCTTGAAATCACATTTAGccacaatgttttttcttctatcttctttttttttttcttctatttttttaaagtggaaCATCCATCTACCAAACTACAGGTACTATCACGTTCAGCTAGATTAGAGCCAGGGCACAAACATCGAgaggggaggcagaggagagggagggaggttgcACACATATCGAGCACTTTAACATCATGGGAGTTTCAGCAAGCAGTAGAAACTAAACTGAGCCGCTATGGAAGAATGGGATGTCAGGGTTTATCAAGATCATCTCatggaaaaaaactgtacaaaataagcctgtttttttttttatatattcgTCTGTCGGATccacaaactgtaaaaatgtttgaggAGCATCTTGAACTGCTTCCAGCGAGCAAATAAAGTTCCTGTTCTGTTTATGAGAACGGGATGAGAAGCTTGAGCAGATCTGGGATCAGTTTAACGGTATCTTGTAATGAGTGTGGTGTGGGTCCTCGCTCCTGCTCCCTAACTCAAAGTGCTTCTGTCTGCAGGGAGGCTCACAACAACAGACGCAACGTCCACATAGTTATAGTTTCATGCACATTCACAGATGTACAAACAGGATTACAGCTGCAGGACACGGGGATATAACCCCCAACCCCTGACGACGATGACGCCTCGAAATAAGAAGGAATCACCGATAAATACAACCAATCACGTTCTCCATTTCTATggatcttctttttttccctcttagtTTAATACAAACACTTTCGACAGATTTACACATGA
Proteins encoded in this region:
- the sin3b gene encoding paired amphipathic helix protein Sin3b, whose translation is MAKLQAHSTAKQINQIQDKPYVVTQKQVQQQQQQQQHFQKLKVEDALSYLDQVKIRFANDPGIYNKFLDIMKEFKSQSIDTPGVINRVSQLFHGHPDLVLGFNAFLPPGYRIEVPKNGMAFLQSPFSTQVSPGQQGKSLTTPAVPATSGSASAANVEAGPAQTSEVKAASSESLPSSTSAGPTEPSSRLSLPLTSRESQNQATTSSVSPPASETSPVEFDSAISYVNKIKNRFLDHPEIYRAFLEILHTYQKEQLEVKESRGSRGSSGMTEDEVFSKVASLFKGQEDLLAEFGQFLPDAKRSLFTGSSLTGGKEQLKRPEEDDAITKQNKKRPRPILLQHMSPLLKKKMKYSCTKDQSFASVGKHGVLREFSFFDKVRRLFKSQEVYENFLRCIALFNQEVVSGAELLQLVTPFLGKFPELYTQFKSFLGDKELSHAVSGLSDRYMEGGGGREVDYASCKRLGSSYRALPKTYQQPKCSGRTALCKEVLNDTWVSFPSWSEDSTFVSSKKTPYEEQLHRCEDERFELDVVLETNLATIRVLESVQKKLSRLSPEDQERFRLDDCLGGTSEVIQRRAVYRIYGDKAPEIIEGLKRSPATAVPVVLKRLKAKEEEWREAQQGFNKIWREQYEKAYLKSLDHQGVNFKQNDMKALRSKSLLNEIESVYDERQEQSTEEGGIGQQGRNGSGSASSSEPHMVFTYEDKQILEDAASLIIYHVKRQPTIHKDDKDHIKRIIQHFVPDLFFSRRGELSDTEDWTDEEAEPEDGGEGGEGGEGGEGGERGERGERGERAERGERGERGERGERGERGERGERGERGERGERGGAGRSAAVPAVAAAVVGGGGGGNGNPNNASGAAAATGSQSQPLPAQPQTQPQQQLNGESRRRRCSPSQTAEPEASTTSISMSQAAGTATSTPVSTPMEMGSGVAGEKVDLRDPEAEHQKELDGVYNLFFVNNNWYFFLRLHQTLCSRLLRVYRQAERQLLEHRAEQSRERLLMAEGRREKACDLAMELRLKPPSEVELEEYYPAFLDMVRSLLDGNLDSTQYEDTLREMFTIHAYIGFTIDKVIHNIIRQLQHLVSDEVCLQVVDLYLAERKRGAAGGNLSSQCVRAAWETSYQWKAERVMAEENCFKVMFIQNKGHVTMTIELLDTEEAQADDPLDVQCLSSYMEQFVGTESSLCSQAEGYFFKPVFLPRNLRRFRRWQVRQVEAMRCRREWHRQLGVENAGSLDCRFKLNTHKMVFVMNSEDYMYRRGALVKARKSQHRVAATQHDRFDKWHQGWLANHVTASAERSVQNWLMGEEEEDMIPCKTTCLSTEVKGQTVNRYQVHYSSSKAPASP